ACGCCGCCGCACAGGTGATAGACTATCCTGAGGCCCAGGTCCTCAAAGGCCTTGTGCTGCACCTTGTCATAGGGCAGGCAAAACTCTTTGAACATCCGGGGGCTGATGACCGTGTCGGAGCCGGCGCCGCCTCCCGTCTCTATCATGTCTGCGGGCACTCCCTGCATGAGCTCTGCGGTCCGCAGGGTCTTTTGGAGTATCCTGTCCAGGGCGTGATGGACAAAGTCGGGGTCGTCCATGGCCGCCATGATGGCGGGCTCGGTGCCCATGAGGATGCACAGGGCCTGCCAGGGGCTGCCCTGTCCCGCCATGTTGCAGGGGTGGCAGCGGATGATGCCCTTGTCGCCCAGTCTGTCTCTGGCGGCGAACATGTGGCTCATGTCGCAGCTCACGGGCACGGGGCAGTATTTGTCCCACAGCTCAAAGTCTCTGTCGTTCTTGACCAGGTCTTCCGTTTCCCAGGGGGTGAACTCGTTCCATTCCCCCTTGTGGAACAGGGTGCCTTCGGGGGTGGTGATGGTCTCCTCCCAGCAGCGCTTGTCGTAGTCTGTCTTGCGGTCGCACACCCATTTTGCCTGATCTGCAGGGTCGAACTGCCAGGCGGGGCTGACGTAGATGGCGTAGTCCATGCCAAAGCGTTCAAAGGCGTGGTACCAGTCCATGTCCCCCAGGTATGTTCGCAGATAATATTCCATCCAGCCGTGGACCTGGCAGGGGAGCCTGTCGGGCCGGCCGTTAGAGAGAGCGGTGAGCATACGCTCTCGGCTTGTCATTGCCATGTCGGTGATCTCCGTGTTAAAAATGTATCTATATTATTATATCACCCGTGGGCCGAAAAAGACAGGCTCTCACCGGCGGTCCGGGTCATTTTTTATGAGCCCGGCCATTTCCCGGACGGATATCACCCGATAGCGGTCTCCGTCGGGCCTTTCAGCCAGGAGCTTCAGGGCCCCTGTGACCGAGGGGAGCCTTTCGCCCCAGGCTTCCACGTTGATGAGGATCAGGCGGCGGCCCTTGTCCCGGGCAGCGTCCACAGCCTGCAGGATGTCTTCGGCGGTCTTGGTGCCCGCTCCCTCAAAGTTGCCCCATTCCTCTATGAGGGGCGCGCCTTTTCCCGCTCTGTATGCGCCCTCGTGGGAGGAATGGCCCAGCATCAGGAGCTCCGCTCCGGAGCCTTGGGCAAACAGGTCCTGCAGGTCCTCCCGGGCGCCGGTCATGGCGTTGTGGTCGCTCAGGTCCCAGTAGTTGAGATAGCGCAGGCCTGCCCCGGCCATGGCTTTCCTGGTCCCTGCGAGAAAGTCCTCCAGGTATTCCGGGGGAAACAGGGAGGCATACACGTAGCCCATGCCCGAGGGCCCCTGGGCAAACAGGTCCCGGGGGGTGCGGGTGTCGTAAATATAACGCAGGAACAGAGGGTTGAACCGGGTAAACAGGGAGGGCACGGTCCAGCAGATATCCACCGAGCCTCTCTCTTTGCCCTGCCAGCTGGCCATGAATTCCTTCATGCAGTAGTGCCAGGCGTCTCCGTCGCTGACCATAAAGGCGATACGGACAGCATCCTCCGAAGGCTCGGGGGCGGCCGGGGCGGCCGGCTCTTCCGGGGCGGCAAACTCGGGAAAGGAGGCCCACACAGAGCCGTTGTCATAGTTCCAGTCGATGCAGGCGCACAGCTTGCCGGCGGAGGACAGGGCAGAGACGTAGTGGTGCTCCCGCCTCCAGCTGTCCCAGCCTATGACGGGGATATTGGGGGAATATTGGTCCAGGATGGCCTTCTGCGCCTCCCGGGAGGCCCGGTAGCGGGCGTTCACCGAATAGACGGCGGCTCCCAGAGCCACCGGCAGGTCGTAGCAGGTGGGGAAAAACACTCTGCCCCCGTCTCTGCCCTCGGGATGGAGGCAAAAGACCATGTCCTTGCGGCACAGCGGTACCAGATGCTCCCCGATCCACCGGTTGATGGTGACGGAGGTGTCCTGCTGTCCGAAGCCGCAGTATTCGCATATGTCCGTGGCGGGCAGGCTGCAGCCTGCTGCCCTCAGCCTGCGGAGCATGTCCTCCGTCACGGCGGCGCCGGAATTGAGCCCCGCCAGAGTGGCGGCCACGTTGAAGGTGTCCGAGAGGTTGGCCCGGGTGGAATAGACGTAGAGGCGGGTGAATTCCTCACGGTATTCGTCGAAGAGATACAGGAACACGGAGCCCTCCGGCTTGACCGTTTGGAGGGTGACCCCGCCGTATTTCACCAGAATATCCCGCCGCAGCGCTGCCAGGTCGGTCCCTTCCACCGGGAAGGACTCGCTGTCCAGATAGACCCGGGGCCTCGTTTTGTTGATGACGCCCTGGAGCACCCGGGCCATGAGCAGGTCCTCGTGGTCCTGCCCGTCGCAGATGACAGCCCTGATGACCCGGTCCGGCTCCGGCAGATAAGCCCCGGCCAGAGAGGGCAGGGCGGCAAGGACAAGTATGATACACAGAATGGCCTTCATATGGCAGGTCTCCTTTTTCGTGTGGTCTCGCGGTATTGTTTGTTTCCCCGGGCCGGCCTGTCCGGCCGGTCTAACGCAGGTTTTTCTTCCGGTATTCGCCGGGAGGCAGGCCGAAGCGCTCCTTGAAGCAGCGGCTGAGATAGAATTCGTCGCAAAAGCCGTAGTTTTCCGCCAGCTCCCGGAGGGTGATGTTGCTGTGGGACAGCAAAGTGGAGGATATGTCCTGGAGCTTTCTCTCCATCTGATAGGCTCTGGGGGTCCGGCCGAAGTTCATTTGAAAGCGTTTCCTCAGGGTCCTCACGGATACTCCCGCCATGTCCGCCAGCTCCTCCTCGGACAAAAACCTGTCCGGGCTCCGCATGATGTCGCTTACCGCCACAGTCACCACCGGGTCGGAAAGGGCCGTGGGGCATACCAGGTTGTATATATCGCACAATAGCACCCTGCACAGGGAGGACAGGATGATGTTGTTGTTGTATCCGGGGGCGGCGGCATAGAAGTTGATGTCCTCAAACAGCTTTTTGATGCGGGGCGCCGACGAGCAATCCACCAGAGACGGCAGGGAGCCTTCCGTCTGCCGGGCAGAGACCCGGTCTCCCGCCACCGGATAAAAATGGACGTATATGGTCTTGGTGCCGTAGGCGCAGTCGGCCACGGGATAGTGATGCAGCCCCGCGTGAAGGATCAGCAGCCGGTTTTCGCTGACGGAATAGGTCTCCCGGTCCTGCCCCACGCTCATTTCGCCGCTTTCCGTGTAAAATATACCGTGAAAGGGCAGGATCCTGTCGGGATGACCGGCCGGAGTCTTGAAGAAGCAGCGTCCGCAGCCTTCCACGATCCTTTCGGCGGACAGATTGAATATATGATACATAGCTCTGACGGCGGACAGGCCCCCCGCTGTCCGCTTCCTTTCGGAGTGACGGCTTTGCCTGCCCGCGCGGGGGACGCCGGGACGCAGCCGAGCGGCTGTCACCATACGACCGGCGGGGCGCGGGCCCTCTTTTTGGCAAGCTCAATTATATTGTATCATCATTGGGGGCTCCGGACACGGCAAACCGGGGGATAAAGTGAAAAAACGCTGTGACGGGTAATCTTTTCCCTGCGGGCAGTGAAGACAGGAAGATCTTTGCCCGGACAAACTTGCCGATATTTACATACAATGCCGCATTTTCCATATGTTTGATGGTAAAAAGGAGAAGTATAATGAAGGTGTAAGCAAGTTGTTTTTAGGAGGAAACCATGAAAAAAGGTTTTACGCTTATCGAACTTTTGGTGGTCATAGCCATCATCGCTATTCTGGCCGCTATCCTGTTCCCGGTGTTCAACAACGCCATGGAAAAAGCGCGCCAGACACAGTGTCTCAGCAACATGAAGCAGATAGGTCTTGCCTTTGTGATGTATGAGTCCGACTGGAACCAGTGCCTGCCCGTCAATACCCCCGCCGCCGTGGCTGTCTATGGCGACAACGGCGACTGCACCGAAGGCTACGATGGCCACTGGAGGATCACCACGGGCATCGCCCAGAAGCTTCTGGACTGGTGCAAGGTGTATTCTTACAGAGCCCAGCTGAGCCCCTACGTGAAGAACGGCAAGCTCTTCTTCTGCCCCAGCGACCCCAACGAAGCCACGGAAAACGACTGCTGGGAGCTGGAATGCAACATCACCAGCTATCACTACAAGCTGCAGCTTGCAGGCGCTGCCTACTTCCCCTGGGGCCCCTACGGAGCCAAAAAGCCCTACAAGGCCAGCTTTTTTGACAGGCCCGCCCAGCTGGTGGTCATACACGAGTTCGTTTCCCTGCACGAGGCCAAGGACTCTGCTATTGATTCCAGATACAACGTCTGCTTCCTGGACGGACACACCAAATCCTGCATCCTGAGAGAATTCGCTCCCAGCGGAGACGCTCACTGGATAGGACATCCCGACCCCAAGACCGGCGTCAACAACGGACCCGGCTCCTACGACACAGAATTATAAACGCAAAAAAAACGGAGGCTTTTTGCCTCCTTTTTTTTTGCGCGGACAGACCGGACCCCCGGGAGGGCCGCATATGACCTGCGCGGCCGGCAGCGTATCTCGGGGTATTCTTTGCTGACGCATAGAGAGAGCCCCCTTTTGGGGGCCCTTTTCGTCCGCCTAACGCAGATTTTTCTTCCGATACTCTCCCGGGGGCATCCCGAAGCGGGCCCTGAAGCAGTGGCTGAGATAAAACTCGTCGCAAAAGCCGTAGTTGTCGGCCAGGGCCTTCAGGGGGATATTGCCGTGAGTGACGAGAGCGGCGCTCACCAGGCTGAGCTTTTGCTCCATCTGCCAGGCTCTGGGGGTCATGCCGAACCTGTTCCGAAAACGATTCCTCAGGGTCTTTACCGATACCCCCGCCATCTCCGAAAGCTCTTCCTCGGTAAAAAAATGCTGGGGAGTCTCCTTGATGCTTTTTACCACGATATACAGGACCGGGTCCGAATCGGTGGTGGGAAAGGACATCAGGGACAGGTGGCACAGGAGCAGCCTGCACATGGAGGAAGTGATAACGCGGCTCTCCGGCCCCGGGTTGTCGGCAAAAAGCACCAGGTCCTCAAAGAGCCTTTTTATGCGGGGATTCTGCGAGCAGTCCGTCAGAGAAGGTATGCAGCCCGCGCCGTCACGGTCGGCGGGACCGTCGCCGGCGGCGGGATATATGTGCAGGAATATAGTCTTTGCGCGGGGAGAGCAGGGGGTGACGGGATAGTGGCGCAGGCCCGCGTTGAGAATGAGCACCCGGTCCTTTTTCAACAGGTACTGCTGCCTCTCCATGCCGATGCCCCATTCTCCTTCCGTCAGATAGATCAGGTCATGGCAGGGCAGCACCCGTTCCGGGTGCATCGTCCGGTCTTTGAAATAGCAGTGCCCGCAGCTTTCTATGGTCCTCTCGGCGTTGAGATCGTATCTGTACAGCATAACAAGGGGAAGACAGGCCCGAAGGCCTGTCTGCAACTAACTAAAACACCGGTACGGTGACCTCTGCGCCGTCCCGCAGGGCGGACAGATGGGCGCAGATGCCCGCGGCGGTGATGTTGGCCCCCAGGACCTCGTCTATCCAGGGCTTGCGGCCCTCCACGATGCTCATGACGAACTCGTTCACCAGATGGGAGTGGGAGCCGTGGTGGCCGGCGCCGGCCCCTTCCTTCAGGGATTCCTGAGGCCTCAGGGGGTCGTAGTTGGCGCCCACTGTGAAGCGCCACAGCTCCTCGGGCAGGTCGCTGTAGTCGTTGGGCATCTTCACAGTCTCCATCACCGTGTCGCAGCCCCGGTTGTCGGTGCGGGGCTGAAGGGTGGTGATGATGGGGTCCGAATTGTCGGTGAAGCCCCACTCAAAGCTCTTTTTGGAGCCGAATACGAACATGCCCTCCTGATACATGCGGGCGGTCTCGAAGAGGGACCGGGTGGCCTCTCCCTTCAGGCCGTTTTCAAAGGCGAAAATGGCGGTCTCCACCGGGAAGGGGTTGCCGTAGTTTTTGACCAGCTCCTCTCTCATGGTGCCGCTGCCAAAGGCGTGGACCCGGGCTATGCGGGAGCCGGACAGGGCCACCATGGGGGCTATGGCGTGGGTGCCGTAGTGCATGGGGGGAAGCCCGTCCCAGTAAGGGGGCCAGTTTTCCATGTCCTGATAGTGGGTGCCCTTCATAAACTGTATGCGGCCCAGCTCTCCGGAAGAGAGCATCTTCTGCACGTACATGAACTGGTAGGTGTAGAGGGTGGTCTCCATCATCATGTAGTTTTTGCCGCTCTTGCGCCGGGCCTCGGTGATCAGGCGCAGCTCCTCAAGAGTGACGCCCATGGGCACCGTGCAGGCGCAGTGCTTGCCCGAGTCAAGGACCGCCACGGACTGCCGGCCGTGGAGGGGGATGGGGGTCACCAGATGGACCGCGTCCACCGTGTCGTCGGCCAGGATGTCTTCAAAGGACCCATAGCCGGCCT
This genomic window from Abditibacteriota bacterium contains:
- a CDS encoding helix-turn-helix transcriptional regulator; translated protein: MYHIFNLSAERIVEGCGRCFFKTPAGHPDRILPFHGIFYTESGEMSVGQDRETYSVSENRLLILHAGLHHYPVADCAYGTKTIYVHFYPVAGDRVSARQTEGSLPSLVDCSSAPRIKKLFEDINFYAAAPGYNNNIILSSLCRVLLCDIYNLVCPTALSDPVVTVAVSDIMRSPDRFLSEEELADMAGVSVRTLRKRFQMNFGRTPRAYQMERKLQDISSTLLSHSNITLRELAENYGFCDEFYLSRCFKERFGLPPGEYRKKNLR
- a CDS encoding DUF1559 domain-containing protein gives rise to the protein MKKGFTLIELLVVIAIIAILAAILFPVFNNAMEKARQTQCLSNMKQIGLAFVMYESDWNQCLPVNTPAAVAVYGDNGDCTEGYDGHWRITTGIAQKLLDWCKVYSYRAQLSPYVKNGKLFFCPSDPNEATENDCWELECNITSYHYKLQLAGAAYFPWGPYGAKKPYKASFFDRPAQLVVIHEFVSLHEAKDSAIDSRYNVCFLDGHTKSCILREFAPSGDAHWIGHPDPKTGVNNGPGSYDTEL
- a CDS encoding helix-turn-helix transcriptional regulator, which gives rise to MLYRYDLNAERTIESCGHCYFKDRTMHPERVLPCHDLIYLTEGEWGIGMERQQYLLKKDRVLILNAGLRHYPVTPCSPRAKTIFLHIYPAAGDGPADRDGAGCIPSLTDCSQNPRIKRLFEDLVLFADNPGPESRVITSSMCRLLLCHLSLMSFPTTDSDPVLYIVVKSIKETPQHFFTEEELSEMAGVSVKTLRNRFRNRFGMTPRAWQMEQKLSLVSAALVTHGNIPLKALADNYGFCDEFYLSHCFRARFGMPPGEYRKKNLR
- a CDS encoding Gfo/Idh/MocA family oxidoreductase, yielding MTDGKLKIALAGLGFGGAFAEIYKCHPLVGEIRVFDPDRAKEQWFRDNLGIEAGYGSFEDILADDTVDAVHLVTPIPLHGRQSVAVLDSGKHCACTVPMGVTLEELRLITEARRKSGKNYMMMETTLYTYQFMYVQKMLSSGELGRIQFMKGTHYQDMENWPPYWDGLPPMHYGTHAIAPMVALSGSRIARVHAFGSGTMREELVKNYGNPFPVETAIFAFENGLKGEATRSLFETARMYQEGMFVFGSKKSFEWGFTDNSDPIITTLQPRTDNRGCDTVMETVKMPNDYSDLPEELWRFTVGANYDPLRPQESLKEGAGAGHHGSHSHLVNEFVMSIVEGRKPWIDEVLGANITAAGICAHLSALRDGAEVTVPVF